One Vidua chalybeata isolate OUT-0048 unplaced genomic scaffold, bVidCha1 merged haplotype W_reject_31, whole genome shotgun sequence DNA segment encodes these proteins:
- the LOC128783216 gene encoding uncharacterized protein LOC128783216 isoform X4, protein MQLCLFLSPEMKRKAVLKAAFPGGSSGPLAAPAAGSEAMPGTVTGAWDGDMAHPDALLDDSLENSLGEILLENAGGPSPWKNSDTGDKKSLEAAKHLDQMLSDLERRREMKRKAVLKAAFPGGSSGPLAAPAAGSEAMPGTVTGDEHASKASPAAGMEDGLEPLGDSAGVSAGRTFQAPFLVAAHKPGSHRRGPPRGRNRSTKHMKSLEASQHMDQMLSDLERRREMDQRALLKAALPEGSRGSVPAPDTRREEMPDSATEVLFPVI, encoded by the exons atgcagctgtgcctcttcctgtctccagagatgaagcgaaaggctgtgctgaaggcagcatttcctggaggaagcagtggcccattggcagcccctgctgcaggaagtgaggcgatgccaggcacagtcacaggag CTTGGGATGGCGACATGGCTCATCCAGATGCCCTATTGGATGACAGCTTGGAGAATTCTCTTGGAGAGATTCTCTTGGAGAATGCTGGAG GTCCTTCTCCATGGAAGAACTCAGACACTGGAGACAAGAaatccctggaggcagccaAACATCTGGACCAGATGCTGAGTGATCTGGAGAGACgccgtg agatgaagcgaaaggctgtgctgaaggcagcatttcctggaggaagcagtggcccattggcagcccctgctgcaggaagtgaggcgatgccaggcacagtcacaggag ATGAGCATGCTAGCaaggcttctccagcagctgggatggaagATGGTTTGGAACCCTTGGGAGATTCTGCAG gtgtgtctgcagggaggactTTTCAGGCTCCTTTCCTGGTTGCTGCGCACAAGCCCGGCTCCCATCGCAGGG GTCCGCCGAGAGGGAGGAACAGATCTACTAAACACATGAAGTCCCTGGAGGCATCCCAACACATGGACCAGATGCTGAGTGATCTGGAGAGACgccgtg agatGGACCAAAGGGCtttgctgaaggcagcacttcCTGAAGGAAGCCGTGGCTCCGTGCCAGCCCCCGATACACGAAGGGAGGAGATGCCAGACAGTGCCACAGAAG tgctttttccagttatttga
- the LOC128783216 gene encoding uncharacterized protein LOC128783216 isoform X2, with the protein MQLCLFLSPEMKRKAVLKAAFPGGSSGPLAAPAAGSEAMPGTVTGAWDGDMAHPDALLDDSLENSLGEILLENAGGPSPWKNSDTGDKKSLEAAKHLDQMLSDLERRREMKRKAVLKAAFPGGSSGPLAAPAAGSEAMPGTVTGDEHASKASPAAGMEDGLEPLGDSAGVSAGRTFQAPFLVAAHKPGSHRRGPPRGRNRSTKHMKSLEASQHMDQMLSDLERRREMDQRALLKAALPEGSRGSVPAPDTRREEMPDSATEDVITETGIFAPDPVRLPRIVCPQDVRRSCMIGTVVTLFTVPLVLIGCYLGIRKLYQSRRAFSSYLR; encoded by the exons atgcagctgtgcctcttcctgtctccagagatgaagcgaaaggctgtgctgaaggcagcatttcctggaggaagcagtggcccattggcagcccctgctgcaggaagtgaggcgatgccaggcacagtcacaggag CTTGGGATGGCGACATGGCTCATCCAGATGCCCTATTGGATGACAGCTTGGAGAATTCTCTTGGAGAGATTCTCTTGGAGAATGCTGGAG GTCCTTCTCCATGGAAGAACTCAGACACTGGAGACAAGAaatccctggaggcagccaAACATCTGGACCAGATGCTGAGTGATCTGGAGAGACgccgtg agatgaagcgaaaggctgtgctgaaggcagcatttcctggaggaagcagtggcccattggcagcccctgctgcaggaagtgaggcgatgccaggcacagtcacaggag ATGAGCATGCTAGCaaggcttctccagcagctgggatggaagATGGTTTGGAACCCTTGGGAGATTCTGCAG gtgtgtctgcagggaggactTTTCAGGCTCCTTTCCTGGTTGCTGCGCACAAGCCCGGCTCCCATCGCAGGG GTCCGCCGAGAGGGAGGAACAGATCTACTAAACACATGAAGTCCCTGGAGGCATCCCAACACATGGACCAGATGCTGAGTGATCTGGAGAGACgccgtg agatGGACCAAAGGGCtttgctgaaggcagcacttcCTGAAGGAAGCCGTGGCTCCGTGCCAGCCCCCGATACACGAAGGGAGGAGATGCCAGACAGTGCCACAGAAG acgttatcactgaaacaggaatatttgccCCGGATCCAGTGCGCCTCCCAAGAATTGTCTGCCCCCAGGATGTGCGCAGGTCCTGCATGATAGGCACGGTGGTGACACTGTTCACCGTGCCCCTCGTGCTGATCGGCTGCTATCTTGGCATTCGGAAGCTGTACCAGAGCAGACG tgctttttccagttatttgaGATAG
- the LOC128783216 gene encoding uncharacterized protein LOC128783216 isoform X1 has translation MQLCLFLSPEMKRKAVLKAAFPGGSSGPLAAPAAGSEAMPGTVTGAWDGDMAHPDALLDDSLENSLGEILLENAGGPSPWKNSDTGDKKSLEAAKHLDQMLSDLERRREMKRKAVLKAAFPGGSSGPLAAPAAGSEAMPGTVTGDEHASKASPAAGMEDGLEPLGDSAGVSAGRTFQAPFLVAAHKPGSHRRGPPRGRNRSTKHMKSLEASQHMDQMLSDLERRREMDQRALLKAALPEGSRGSVPAPDTRREEMPDSATEDVITETGIFAPDPVRLPRIVCPQDVRRSCMIGTVVTLFTVPLVLIGCYLGIRKLYQSRRSVVDFSPQLSCNSAHSIGSLTRSHAALELWPVRGCPKNSAEGSAAAQCFHWPLHCWALSWGARWGCSQCWLPLRLPGQEQPRGHRAEAEQVLNSIWATQLRTGQCLFSSSCKVSW, from the exons atgcagctgtgcctcttcctgtctccagagatgaagcgaaaggctgtgctgaaggcagcatttcctggaggaagcagtggcccattggcagcccctgctgcaggaagtgaggcgatgccaggcacagtcacaggag CTTGGGATGGCGACATGGCTCATCCAGATGCCCTATTGGATGACAGCTTGGAGAATTCTCTTGGAGAGATTCTCTTGGAGAATGCTGGAG GTCCTTCTCCATGGAAGAACTCAGACACTGGAGACAAGAaatccctggaggcagccaAACATCTGGACCAGATGCTGAGTGATCTGGAGAGACgccgtg agatgaagcgaaaggctgtgctgaaggcagcatttcctggaggaagcagtggcccattggcagcccctgctgcaggaagtgaggcgatgccaggcacagtcacaggag ATGAGCATGCTAGCaaggcttctccagcagctgggatggaagATGGTTTGGAACCCTTGGGAGATTCTGCAG gtgtgtctgcagggaggactTTTCAGGCTCCTTTCCTGGTTGCTGCGCACAAGCCCGGCTCCCATCGCAGGG GTCCGCCGAGAGGGAGGAACAGATCTACTAAACACATGAAGTCCCTGGAGGCATCCCAACACATGGACCAGATGCTGAGTGATCTGGAGAGACgccgtg agatGGACCAAAGGGCtttgctgaaggcagcacttcCTGAAGGAAGCCGTGGCTCCGTGCCAGCCCCCGATACACGAAGGGAGGAGATGCCAGACAGTGCCACAGAAG acgttatcactgaaacaggaatatttgccCCGGATCCAGTGCGCCTCCCAAGAATTGTCTGCCCCCAGGATGTGCGCAGGTCCTGCATGATAGGCACGGTGGTGACACTGTTCACCGTGCCCCTCGTGCTGATCGGCTGCTATCTTGGCATTCGGAAGCTGTACCAGAGCAGACGGTcagttgttgatttttctccacagctttcttgTAACTCTGCTCATAGCATTGGTAGCCTGACTCGTAGTCatgctgcactggagctgtggccagtccgtggttgtccaaagaactctgctgagggctctgctgctgcccagtgctttcattggcctcttcattgctgggccttgtcctggggggcccgctggggctgcagccagtgctggctcccactgaggctgccaggccaagagcagccccgggggcacagggcagaggcagagcaagtTCTCAACAGTATTTGGGccacacagctcaggacaggacagtGCTTATTTAGTAGCTCATGTAAAGTTTCATGGTGA
- the LOC128783216 gene encoding uncharacterized protein LOC128783216 isoform X3 yields the protein MQLCLFLSPEMKRKAVLKAAFPGGSSGPLAAPAAGSEAMPGTVTGAWDGDMAHPDALLDDSLENSLGEILLENAGGPSPWKNSDTGDKKSLEAAKHLDQMLSDLERRREMDQRALLKAALPEGSRGSVPAPDTRREEMPDSATEDVITETGIFAPDPVRLPRIVCPQDVRRSCMIGTVVTLFTVPLVLIGCYLGIRKLYQSRRSVVDFSPQLSCNSAHSIGSLTRSHAALELWPVRGCPKNSAEGSAAAQCFHWPLHCWALSWGARWGCSQCWLPLRLPGQEQPRGHRAEAEQVLNSIWATQLRTGQCLFSSSCKVSW from the exons atgcagctgtgcctcttcctgtctccagagatgaagcgaaaggctgtgctgaaggcagcatttcctggaggaagcagtggcccattggcagcccctgctgcaggaagtgaggcgatgccaggcacagtcacaggag CTTGGGATGGCGACATGGCTCATCCAGATGCCCTATTGGATGACAGCTTGGAGAATTCTCTTGGAGAGATTCTCTTGGAGAATGCTGGAG GTCCTTCTCCATGGAAGAACTCAGACACTGGAGACAAGAaatccctggaggcagccaAACATCTGGACCAGATGCTGAGTGATCTGGAGAGACgccgtg agatGGACCAAAGGGCtttgctgaaggcagcacttcCTGAAGGAAGCCGTGGCTCCGTGCCAGCCCCCGATACACGAAGGGAGGAGATGCCAGACAGTGCCACAGAAG acgttatcactgaaacaggaatatttgccCCGGATCCAGTGCGCCTCCCAAGAATTGTCTGCCCCCAGGATGTGCGCAGGTCCTGCATGATAGGCACGGTGGTGACACTGTTCACCGTGCCCCTCGTGCTGATCGGCTGCTATCTTGGCATTCGGAAGCTGTACCAGAGCAGACGGTcagttgttgatttttctccacagctttcttgTAACTCTGCTCATAGCATTGGTAGCCTGACTCGTAGTCatgctgcactggagctgtggccagtccgtggttgtccaaagaactctgctgagggctctgctgctgcccagtgctttcattggcctcttcattgctgggccttgtcctggggggcccgctggggctgcagccagtgctggctcccactgaggctgccaggccaagagcagccccgggggcacagggcagaggcagagcaagtTCTCAACAGTATTTGGGccacacagctcaggacaggacagtGCTTATTTAGTAGCTCATGTAAAGTTTCATGGTGA